A region from the Aquila chrysaetos chrysaetos chromosome W unlocalized genomic scaffold, bAquChr1.4 W_unloc_5, whole genome shotgun sequence genome encodes:
- the LOC115337581 gene encoding olfactory receptor 14A16-like, whose protein sequence is MSNSSSITQFLLLVFADRRELQLLHFWLFLGIYLAALLGNGLIITAIACDHHLHTPMYFFLLNLSVLDLGSISTTVPKAMANSLWDHRAISYAGCAAQFFLFLFLISAEFYLLTVMAYDRYVAICKPLHYGTLLGSRACVHMAAAAWGSGFLSAVLHTANTFSLPLCQGNAVDQFFCEIPQILKLSCSDAYLREVGVLAVSVCFTFGCFVFIVLSYGQIFRAVLRVPSEQGRHKAFSTCLPHLAVVSLFVSTGMIAYLKPPPSRPHPWTWLVAVLYSVVPPAVNPLIYSMRNQEIKDALRKLITGCFSEAIKFLLSFA, encoded by the coding sequence atgtccaacagcagctccatcaccCAGTTCCTCCTCCTGGTGTTTGCAGACAGacgggagctgcagctcttgcacttttggctcttcctgggcatctacctggctgcTCTCCTGGGAAACGGCCTCATCATCACTGCCATAGCCTGTGACCACCACCTCCACACacccatgtacttcttcctcctcaacctctcTGTTCTTGACctgggctccatctccaccactgtcccTAAAGCCATGGCCAACTCCCTCTGGGACCACAGGGCCATCTCCTATGCAGGATGTGCTGCCcagttttttctgtttctctttttgatcTCAGCAGAGTTTTATCTCCTCACTGTCATGGCCTATGACCGCTacgttgccatctgcaaacccctgcactacgggaccctcctgggcagcagagcttgtgtccacatggcagcagctgcctggggcagtgggtttctcagtgctgtgctgcacactgccaatacattttcactacccctctgccaaggcaatgctgtggaccagttcttctgtgaaatcccccagatcctcaagctctcctgctcagatgCCTACCTCAGGGAAGTTGGGGTACTTGCAGTTAGTGTCTGTTTTacatttgggtgttttgttttcattgtgctgtcctatgggcagatcttcagggctgtgctgagggtcccctctgagcagggacggcacaaagccttttccacgtGCCTCCCTCACCTGGCCGTGGTCTCCTTGTTTGTAAGCACTGGCATGATTGCGTACCTGAAGCCCCCCCCATctcgtccccatccctggacctgGCTGGTGGCAGTTCTGTACTCGGTGGTGCCTCCAGCCGTGAACCCCCTCATCTACAGCATGAGAAACCAGGAGATCAAGGATGCCCTGAGAAAACTAATCACTGGatgcttttcagaagcaataaagttccttttgtcttttgcatAG